The region TGCCAGAAAGTCAACATGCCGGTTTTAGGCCTCATCGAGAATATGAGCGGCTTTGTCTGCCCTGCCTGCGGCAGCCGGCATGAAATATTCAAAAGCGGCGGCGGCGAAAAAACCGCATCTGACTGGAACATTCCCTTCCTGGGACGACTGCCCATTGACCCCGGTGTAGTCACCGCCGGCGATGCCGGCCAGGCCATAAACAGCTTAACCAGTCATACCAAAGAGGAAATGCAGCATATTGTAGACCAAATGCTGCAGAAACTTCCCAATAAACAAAAAGGTGTTGATTCGACTATGAAAATTGCCATTCCTTTAGCTGGAGGAAAACTTTGCACCCATTTTGGTCACTGTGAACAATTTGCCATCGTAACCGTAAAGAACGGCAACATTGCAAAACAAGAAACCCTGACCCCGCCGCCCCACGCACCTGGCGTCATCCCTAACTGGATTGCCGACCAAGGCTGCACCGACATTTTAGTCGGCGGCATGGGCGAAGCGGCCCAGGCCATTTTACAGGAACGCAGCGTAAAAGTCTTGTGCGGTGCCCCATCGGACACTCCTGAAAATCTTGTTGCTCTCTATCTGCGCGGCGAACTTGTCGATGCCGGCAATGCCTGCGACCATGGCCATGACGACCACGACCACGGACATGGCTGTGGCAAAACTCCCTTTAGGCATTGACTAAATTGGCGTTGTCAATGCGCGCAATGTCGGTCACAGGATATGACTGCAGCCCGCAATTGCCTGGGCTACATCAAAAATGTCCTGATCGGCCGCCGACGACTTGCAGGGATAGTTTCGGGTCACATATATTTCCTTTTTCGCACCCAGCTGATCAAGTTAATAGTAAATAATAATTATTATCCAAAAAATGATTCCTGCGATTTTTAACGAATACTTCCATAAATAAAATTTGGGTGGTTTTGATATACTGTTACCGGAAGCTGCGACCAATCAGTCACAAGAACTACGGACTCCTGTAGCCATGGCCATGGCGTTACAGTATGCAAAAAAACTTGATTTTGTGGAAATCATCTTCATAAGCTCCATTCGGATACTTCATCCCTTGCGTTATATGGAGAGTATAGCGAGTGTGACTCACCTGCTTACGATGGCGTTCACATCCCCGAAGGATGTTGTTGTAAAAATAAAAAAGCCTTCCCAACGAAGTTCTGGAAAGGCTTGAATTTACTGGTGATCCACCCGCGACTCGAACGCGGGACACCCTGATTAAAAGTCAGGTGCTCTACCGACTGAGCTAGTGGATCGCCTTCACAAGATAGAATTATACAAGATAGGAAGTAGCTTGTCAACAATAATTTTCTATGTATATCTATGCATATTTTTACAGAAGCACCCTCAAACTACAGGGTGCTTCTGATCAATAATTAAAACATATCGGCAAGAATGATGGTCTGATCACGTCCGGGACCAACCGATACGATGCCGACAGCAATGCCACTAACTTCCCTCAGGCGCTCAATATACCGGCGGGCGTTAACCGGTAGATCCTCATACCTTCGCACACTGCTGGTCGGCTCATCCCAACCAGGCAGTTCCTCATAAACCGGCTCCACCTGGGCCAGAACTTTTAAGCTGGCAGGAAACTCATTTAAAAGCTGGCCTTTATATTTATAGCCTGTGCAAATTTTAAGAGTCTTAAGCCCGTCAAGAATGTCCAGGCGGGTTATGGCCATGTAATCAATGCCGCTGACATATCCCGCATAACGCACTACGCAGGCGTCCAGCCAGCCGCAGCGTCGCGGGCGTCCGGTTGTTGTGCCGTACTCATGCCCCCGCTCGCGGATAGTCTGGCCAACCTCATCATGGAGTTCAGTCGGGAAAGGCCCTTCGCCAACGCGGGTAGTATAAGCCTTAACCACTCCGACAACCTTATTGATTTGCGTTGGGCCAACACCAGCGCCGATGCAGGCGCCACCGGCGATAGGATGTGAGGATGTTACATACGGGTAGGTGCCATGATCTAAATCCAGGAGGGTAGCCTGAGCGCCTTCAAACAATACCTTTTTGCCGGTCTTGATGGCGTCATGCAATACAGCGGCAGTATCTGTCACATAAGGCTTTAGCTGACGCGCATACTCAAGATACTCTTGTTTAACCTGTTCATAATCAAAGCCTTCGACGCCGTAAACAGCTTTTAACAAATGGTTTTTAGCCTCAAGGTTAAACTCAAGCTTAGAACAAAATTCTTCTTCATCCATTAAATCAACCATCCGGATGCCGGCCCGGGAGTTTTTATCCATATAGCACGGGCCGATACCGCGTTTGGTAGTACCAATTTTACGGTCGCCGCGGGACTCTTCCTCAACTTCATCCAGCAAACGGTGATACGGCATAATCACATGCGCGCGGTTAGATACTTTAAGGCCCGAGGTATCAATACCTTTGTCCTGCATACCTTTCAGTTCTTTCAACATTACCGCCGGGTCAACGACTACGCCGTTACCCACCACGCAAGTCTTGCCGGAATAGAGTATGCCGGACGGCAAGAGGTGCAACTTAAATTCAGTGCCGTCAACCACTACAGTATGGCCAGCATTATTGCCTCCCTGGTATCGAACAACTACATCGGCTTTTTCAGCCAAAAAATCAACAATTTTACCTTTTCCCTCGTCACCCCACTGGGTGCCAATAACAACAACAGAAGACATATATATCAGTCCTTTCAATGGCAATTGGGTAGGAACAGCCCGCTTGGGCTCAATCGCCACATTACATGTTATATGGCTATAGACCAAAACGGGCCATGATGGTGTCTACATGTCGCAAGTGATACGAATAATCAAAGCATTCTTCAATTTCGGCCGGAGTAAGATATTTCTTAATATCAGGGTCAGCGATGACGTTAGTTTTAAAGTCAGCGCCTTGCAGCCATCTGGCCATGGCATTCCGCTGTACCCACCGGTAGGCTTCTTCGCGCACGGCCCCTTTGTCAACAAGCTTTAACAATACCCGTTGGCTAAAAATGAGACCACCGGTTTTCTCAATATTGGCCTTCATTGCTTCAGGATAAACCAGCAGACGGTCAATAATGTCCGTAAAAATTCTGAGCATATAGTCGACCAGAATTGTACTGTCCGGCAAAATAACGCGTTCTACCGAAGAATGGGAAATATCGCGTTCATGCCATAGCGGCATATCTTCCAGAGCGGCCATAGCATTGCCACGCACGACCCGGGCAAGTCCGCTCACACGCTCGCAGGTGATGGGATTACGTTTATGCGGCATTGCAGACGAACCCTTTTGGCCCGGATGGAAGTATTCTTCAGCTTCCCGGATATCGGTCCGCTGCAGATTTCTGATTTCAGTAGCAAATTTATCAAGCGAGCCGGCGACAATAGCCAACGTCGTCATTAACTCGGCATGACGGTCACGCTGAATAACCTGGGTAGCCAGTTTGGCGGCTTTAAGGCCCATTTGCTCACATACATATGACTCTATATAGGGATCAATGTTCGCATATGTTCCGACCGCACCGGACAGTTTACCCACAGCAACAGTTTCCCGCGCCCGTTTGACACGTTCAATATTGCGTTCGGTTTCATCCATCCACAAAGCAAACTTTAAACCCAAAGTGACAGGTTCAGCGTGAATACCATGAGTGCGGCCAATCATTACCGTATACTTATGCTCGGCCGCGCGACGTTTTAACACATCACGAAACTTTTCCAGATCACTGATGATAATATCAACAGCTTGTTTCATCATGACACCCAGGGCGGTATCCTTGACATCGCTTGATGTTAAACCCATGTGAATATACTTTGCCGGATCGCCGACATTTTCCGCCACAGCCTGCAAAAATGCCAGAATGTCGTGACGAGTCTCTTTTTCAATTTCGCGGATGCGCTCTACCGAGAACTTGGCTTTTTCCTTAATAACAGGCACGGCGTCAGCCGGAATTTGCCCCAGCTTGGCCATAGCCTCGCAGGCGGCGATTTCAATGTCCAACATAGTTTGAAATTCGTTTTCATCAGTCCAAATACGTCCCATTTCGGGATAAGTATAACGTTCAATCATGATACCACTTCACTTTCCGAACTGTTCCTGATATAGCGACCAGTCCTATATTTTTCATGTGTTGCTTGGTTGAAGTAGTGTTAGTTTTTCCCCTTTTTTCCCTTGTTTATCATAGCACTAGCAGATAATGGCTGTCAATAAAAAATCGAATGATTACAGCAATAACGAAAATAATGTTCGGAAAAATAGGCCAACCTACACCTTTCCGGATGTAGATTAGCCTATAAAACGCATCCTATTTCCGGGAAATAATTCGTTTAGACTTCCCGGGATCAATGGTCCATTAACCGGTAGCCAACTCCTGATTCGGTAATGATATAACGTGGTTGCGTCGGATTTTCCTCAAGTTTCCGGCGGAGCTGTCCGATATATACCCTGATGTAGTGGGTGTCTTCGTTGTAAGCTGCCCCCCATACAGCTTTTAATAACTGTTTGTGGGTTAATACCCGGCCCCGGTGTTGGGCGAGAATTTTTATTAATTCATATTCGGTCGGTGTCAGTTTTACTTCCCGTCCGTCTACTGTCACCCGCCGTTGGACCAAATCGACAACAAGACCGCCGCAGGTGATAACCGGCTCATGTTCTGTCGCAGCCGACCGCCTTAGTGAAACCCGCATTCTCGCCATAAGTTCCCCCACGCTGAATGGTTTGGTAACGTAATCATCCGCACCGGCGTCAAGGGCTTCAATTTTCTCCTGCTCTTGATCACGGGCAGTTAGCACAATAATTGGTGTTTGCGACCATTCTCTTATCGTTTTAACCACATCTTTACCATCCATATCAGGCAGTCCTAAATCAATGATCAGCAAATCCGGTTTAAAGGCAGCCACCCGGTTAATACCGTCCACTCCTGTTGTTGACTCATCAATTTCATAGCCATGTGCGCCTAGGGAAACTTTGAGTAGCTTTCTAATTTGTGGTTCATCATCAATAACCAGAACACGCATTCCCTTGTCCATTATTTATTCGCCAACCTTTCCGGAAGCCCGGCCTTCTCCTCCGTCGGGATTTGGAAACTGACCGTCGTTCCCCCGTTTGGTCTTCGTTCAACCCAAATCACACCTCCGTGTGCTTCAATTATGCCTTTGCATATTGACAAACCCAATCCGGTACCGCTAACATGCCTGGGTTGCTGTATCCGGTAAAATTTGTCAAATACCTTGGTAAGGTCTTCTTCGGGTATGCCTACGCCGTTATCGGAAACCGAGACGATGACCGTTCCTCCTTTAGGTT is a window of Sporomusaceae bacterium ACPt DNA encoding:
- a CDS encoding Iron-sulfur cluster carrier protein, which encodes MSCNTNTDQKFEEQSQKINQFLKQVDHKIVVMSGKGGVGKSTVATNLAVFLSSQGYQVGLLDVDVHGPSIAGLLGLTGLKLNAIGEQIQPYLYSDHLKVVTIQGLLENPDDPLIWRGPVKIGIIRQFLSDVNWGPLDFLIIDSPPGTGDEPLTVAQTVTGCQAVIVTTPQEIALADVRKSIQFCQKVNMPVLGLIENMSGFVCPACGSRHEIFKSGGGEKTASDWNIPFLGRLPIDPGVVTAGDAGQAINSLTSHTKEEMQHIVDQMLQKLPNKQKGVDSTMKIAIPLAGGKLCTHFGHCEQFAIVTVKNGNIAKQETLTPPPHAPGVIPNWIADQGCTDILVGGMGEAAQAILQERSVKVLCGAPSDTPENLVALYLRGELVDAGNACDHGHDDHDHGHGCGKTPFRH
- the purA gene encoding Adenylosuccinate synthetase, with the translated sequence MSSVVVIGTQWGDEGKGKIVDFLAEKADVVVRYQGGNNAGHTVVVDGTEFKLHLLPSGILYSGKTCVVGNGVVVDPAVMLKELKGMQDKGIDTSGLKVSNRAHVIMPYHRLLDEVEEESRGDRKIGTTKRGIGPCYMDKNSRAGIRMVDLMDEEEFCSKLEFNLEAKNHLLKAVYGVEGFDYEQVKQEYLEYARQLKPYVTDTAAVLHDAIKTGKKVLFEGAQATLLDLDHGTYPYVTSSHPIAGGACIGAGVGPTQINKVVGVVKAYTTRVGEGPFPTELHDEVGQTIRERGHEYGTTTGRPRRCGWLDACVVRYAGYVSGIDYMAITRLDILDGLKTLKICTGYKYKGQLLNEFPASLKVLAQVEPVYEELPGWDEPTSSVRRYEDLPVNARRYIERLREVSGIAVGIVSVGPGRDQTIILADMF
- the purB gene encoding Adenylosuccinate lyase, producing MIERYTYPEMGRIWTDENEFQTMLDIEIAACEAMAKLGQIPADAVPVIKEKAKFSVERIREIEKETRHDILAFLQAVAENVGDPAKYIHMGLTSSDVKDTALGVMMKQAVDIIISDLEKFRDVLKRRAAEHKYTVMIGRTHGIHAEPVTLGLKFALWMDETERNIERVKRARETVAVGKLSGAVGTYANIDPYIESYVCEQMGLKAAKLATQVIQRDRHAELMTTLAIVAGSLDKFATEIRNLQRTDIREAEEYFHPGQKGSSAMPHKRNPITCERVSGLARVVRGNAMAALEDMPLWHERDISHSSVERVILPDSTILVDYMLRIFTDIIDRLLVYPEAMKANIEKTGGLIFSQRVLLKLVDKGAVREEAYRWVQRNAMARWLQGADFKTNVIADPDIKKYLTPAEIEECFDYSYHLRHVDTIMARFGL
- the kdpE_2 gene encoding Transcriptional regulatory protein KdpE codes for the protein MDKGMRVLVIDDEPQIRKLLKVSLGAHGYEIDESTTGVDGINRVAAFKPDLLIIDLGLPDMDGKDVVKTIREWSQTPIIVLTARDQEQEKIEALDAGADDYVTKPFSVGELMARMRVSLRRSAATEHEPVITCGGLVVDLVQRRVTVDGREVKLTPTEYELIKILAQHRGRVLTHKQLLKAVWGAAYNEDTHYIRVYIGQLRRKLEENPTQPRYIITESGVGYRLMDH